The following proteins are co-located in the Onychomys torridus chromosome 6, mOncTor1.1, whole genome shotgun sequence genome:
- the LOC118586030 gene encoding 3 beta-hydroxysteroid dehydrogenase/Delta 5-->4-isomerase type 1 isoform X1 — MPGWSCLVTGAGGFLGQRIIHLLAQEKDLQEVRALDKVFRPEAREEFSKLQTKAKVTVLEGDILDAQCLRRACQGISVVIHSAAVIDVSGAIPRKIIMDVNLKGTQNLLEACVQASVPAFIYTSSVDVAGPNSYKEIVLNGQEEEQRENSWSDPYSYSKKMAEKAVLAANGCSLKNGGILHTCALRPMYTYGEKSPLIYVIIVRALNNSGILDVIGKFSTVNPVYVGNVAWAHILAARGLRDPKKSPSIQGQFYYISDDTPHQSYDDLNYTVSKKWGLRFDSSWSPPLPMIYWLAFLLETVSFLLRPIYNFRPPFNRHLISLSNSVFTFSYKKAQRDLGYEPPVSWEEAREKTSQWIGSLVEQHKGTLNTKSQ; from the exons ATGCCCGGGTGGAGCTGCCTGGTGACAGGGGCAGGAGGGTTTCTGGGCCAGAGGATCATCCACTTGTTGGCTCAGGAGAAGGATCTGCAGGAGGTCAGAGCCCTGGACAAAGTCTTCAGACCAGAAGCCAGGGAGGAATTCTCTA AGCTGCAGACAAAAGCCAAGGTGACAGTGCTGGAGGGAGACATTCTGGATGCCCAATGCCTGAGGAGAGCCTGCCAGGGCATCTCTGTTGTCATCCACAGCGCTGCTGTCATTGACGTCTCAGGTGCCATTCCCAGAAAGATCATCATGGATGTCAACCTGAAAG GTACCCAGAACCTGTTGGAAGCCTGTGTCCAGGCTAGTGTGCCAGCCTTCATCTACACCAGCTCAGTCGATGTTGCAGGGCCCAACTCCTACAAGGAGATAGTCCTGAATGGCCAAGAGGAAGAACAACGTGAAAATTCATGGTCTGATCCATACTCATACAGCAAAAAGATGGCTGAGAAGGCAGTGCTGGCAGCCAATGGGTGCAGCCTGAAAAATGGTGGCATTTTGCATACTTGTGCCTTGAGACCTATGTATACCTATGGGGAAAAAAGTCCattaatttatgttataattGTCAGGGCCCTCAATAATAGTGGTATTCTTGATGTTATTGGCAAATTTTCCACAGTTAACCCAGTATATGTGGGTAATGTAGCCTGGGCACACATTCTGGCTGCCAGGGGCCTACGAGACCCCAAGAAGTCACCAAGCATCCAAGGTCAGTTCTATTACATCTCAGATGACACCCCTCACCAAAGCTATGATGATTTAAACTACACTGTGAGCAAGAAATGGGGCCTCCGCTTTGATTCCAGTTGGAGCCCTCCTCTGCCCATGATCTACTGGCTTGCCTTCCTGCTGGAAACAGTGAGCTTCCTGCTGCGTCCAATCTACAACTTCCGGCCTCCATTTAACCGCCACTTGATCTCACTGTCAAATAGTGTGTTCACCTTCTCCTACAAGAAAGCTCAGCGAGATCTGGGCTATGAACCACCTGTCAGCTgggaggaagccagagagaaaaCTTCTCAGTGGATCGGGTCACTAGTGGAGCAGCACAAGGGGACACTGAACACAAAGTCTCAGTGA
- the LOC118586030 gene encoding 3 beta-hydroxysteroid dehydrogenase/Delta 5-->4-isomerase type 2 isoform X2: protein MPGWSCLVTGAGGFLGQRIIHLLAQEKDLQEVRALDKVFRPEAREEFSSTQNLLEACVQASVPAFIYTSSVDVAGPNSYKEIVLNGQEEEQRENSWSDPYSYSKKMAEKAVLAANGCSLKNGGILHTCALRPMYTYGEKSPLIYVIIVRALNNSGILDVIGKFSTVNPVYVGNVAWAHILAARGLRDPKKSPSIQGQFYYISDDTPHQSYDDLNYTVSKKWGLRFDSSWSPPLPMIYWLAFLLETVSFLLRPIYNFRPPFNRHLISLSNSVFTFSYKKAQRDLGYEPPVSWEEAREKTSQWIGSLVEQHKGTLNTKSQ from the exons ATGCCCGGGTGGAGCTGCCTGGTGACAGGGGCAGGAGGGTTTCTGGGCCAGAGGATCATCCACTTGTTGGCTCAGGAGAAGGATCTGCAGGAGGTCAGAGCCCTGGACAAAGTCTTCAGACCAGAAGCCAGGGAGGAATTCTCTA GTACCCAGAACCTGTTGGAAGCCTGTGTCCAGGCTAGTGTGCCAGCCTTCATCTACACCAGCTCAGTCGATGTTGCAGGGCCCAACTCCTACAAGGAGATAGTCCTGAATGGCCAAGAGGAAGAACAACGTGAAAATTCATGGTCTGATCCATACTCATACAGCAAAAAGATGGCTGAGAAGGCAGTGCTGGCAGCCAATGGGTGCAGCCTGAAAAATGGTGGCATTTTGCATACTTGTGCCTTGAGACCTATGTATACCTATGGGGAAAAAAGTCCattaatttatgttataattGTCAGGGCCCTCAATAATAGTGGTATTCTTGATGTTATTGGCAAATTTTCCACAGTTAACCCAGTATATGTGGGTAATGTAGCCTGGGCACACATTCTGGCTGCCAGGGGCCTACGAGACCCCAAGAAGTCACCAAGCATCCAAGGTCAGTTCTATTACATCTCAGATGACACCCCTCACCAAAGCTATGATGATTTAAACTACACTGTGAGCAAGAAATGGGGCCTCCGCTTTGATTCCAGTTGGAGCCCTCCTCTGCCCATGATCTACTGGCTTGCCTTCCTGCTGGAAACAGTGAGCTTCCTGCTGCGTCCAATCTACAACTTCCGGCCTCCATTTAACCGCCACTTGATCTCACTGTCAAATAGTGTGTTCACCTTCTCCTACAAGAAAGCTCAGCGAGATCTGGGCTATGAACCACCTGTCAGCTgggaggaagccagagagaaaaCTTCTCAGTGGATCGGGTCACTAGTGGAGCAGCACAAGGGGACACTGAACACAAAGTCTCAGTGA